One window from the genome of Spirosoma rhododendri encodes:
- a CDS encoding DUF2975 domain-containing protein: MKTKTKQIIPVAHVVAWIIYIGLCIKAGGLIISFIISLMGNPALAGEIYADLDLSMLRQAGMRHYISVVSLLAALYCLKAHVFYILIQILSTLNLDYPFSTRVASWVDTISQLMLGMSVLALIAEGYCGWLAKRGVAITQSWGSSEYLFMAGVVFIVALVFRRGTEMQAENELTV, from the coding sequence ATGAAAACAAAGACAAAACAGATCATACCAGTGGCTCATGTCGTTGCCTGGATCATCTACATTGGCCTGTGTATTAAAGCAGGGGGACTAATCATTTCCTTCATCATTAGCCTCATGGGTAACCCGGCTCTGGCGGGAGAAATTTATGCCGATCTGGACTTATCCATGCTTCGTCAGGCTGGCATGCGTCATTATATCTCCGTGGTTTCGCTACTGGCTGCGCTGTACTGCCTGAAGGCACACGTTTTTTACATACTGATCCAGATTCTTTCGACACTCAATCTGGACTATCCATTCAGCACACGGGTAGCGTCATGGGTCGATACGATCAGTCAGCTTATGCTTGGGATGAGCGTGCTGGCGCTGATTGCGGAGGGGTATTGCGGCTGGCTGGCTAAACGGGGCGTGGCAATTACTCAAAGTTGGGGTAGCTCCGAATACCTGTTTATGGCAGGCGTCGTTTTCATCGTTGCGCTGGTGTTCAGACGAGGAACCGAAATGCAGGCCGAGAACGAGTTGACTGTCTAA
- a CDS encoding helix-turn-helix domain-containing protein — protein sequence MPIIVNLDVMMAKRKMSLNELSEKVDLTLANLSILKTGKAKAVRFSTLEAICNALDCQPGDILEFRQTDG from the coding sequence ATGCCGATTATCGTAAATCTGGATGTGATGATGGCGAAGCGTAAGATGTCGCTGAATGAATTATCGGAAAAAGTCGATCTAACGCTGGCGAACCTGTCTATACTGAAGACGGGAAAGGCGAAAGCAGTTCGGTTTTCGACCCTCGAAGCCATTTGCAACGCGCTGGATTGTCAGCCCGGCGATATTCTGGAGTTTCGTCAGACTGACGGATGA
- a CDS encoding cobyric acid synthase — protein MLNLRPIMFVGTASDVGKSVITAGFCRIFKQDGYQPAPFKAQNMSLNSYATPDGLEIGRAQAVQAEAAGLPCHTDMNPVLLKPTNDRSSQVILNGKPIGNQSAYDYFMGNDRAELFAAVTQAFDRLASRHSPVVMEGAGSISELNLKHRDITNLRIAYHAGAATYLIGDIDRGGLFGSVYGTIALLTPDERALIKGIIINKFRGDARLFDDGRRMLEELTGVPVVGMLPYFRDIFIEQEDSVALEQKARSMSAGKVNVAVVLLKRMSNFTDFDRLERDPRVNLFYTHQPDDIAQADIVILPGSKNTIDDLLTIKNNGIARAITDVYKRGKTVIGICGGYQMLGEVVEDPDHLEGPIETLPGLGLLPIRTILQPVKTTQQRSFTYRQTTDPCRGYEIHMGQTDVTGTPNPLARLDNGQPDGYLLHDRCWGTYLHGILDNDIVINDLLAPYTAGSTNEPFDYAHFKEEQYDRLAELIRQHVDMEQIYSSMRA, from the coding sequence ATGCTTAACCTTCGGCCCATCATGTTTGTCGGGACGGCCTCCGACGTGGGAAAGAGCGTCATTACGGCCGGCTTCTGCCGCATTTTCAAACAGGACGGTTACCAGCCCGCGCCATTCAAGGCACAGAATATGTCGCTCAACAGCTACGCGACGCCGGACGGGCTGGAAATCGGTCGGGCGCAGGCGGTACAGGCCGAAGCTGCCGGACTCCCCTGCCATACCGACATGAATCCGGTACTGCTCAAACCCACCAACGACCGCAGTTCGCAGGTGATTCTGAACGGTAAACCCATCGGTAATCAGTCGGCCTACGATTATTTCATGGGCAACGACCGGGCTGAGCTATTTGCCGCCGTAACGCAGGCATTCGACCGGTTGGCCAGTCGGCATTCGCCCGTCGTGATGGAAGGCGCAGGTAGCATATCGGAGCTGAACCTGAAGCACCGCGACATTACCAACCTACGCATCGCGTACCATGCCGGAGCCGCTACCTATCTCATCGGCGACATTGACCGGGGCGGTCTGTTCGGCAGCGTATATGGCACCATCGCCCTGCTGACGCCCGACGAACGGGCACTCATCAAAGGCATCATCATCAACAAGTTCCGGGGCGACGCTCGTCTGTTCGACGACGGTCGTCGGATGCTGGAAGAGCTGACGGGTGTACCGGTAGTCGGGATGCTACCCTACTTCCGCGATATCTTTATTGAGCAGGAAGATTCGGTCGCACTCGAACAGAAAGCCCGGTCGATGTCAGCGGGAAAGGTAAATGTGGCGGTGGTGCTGCTCAAACGGATGTCCAACTTCACCGACTTCGACCGGCTGGAGCGCGACCCGCGCGTGAATCTGTTCTACACCCATCAGCCCGACGACATCGCGCAGGCTGACATCGTGATTCTGCCGGGCAGCAAAAACACCATTGACGACCTACTGACCATCAAAAATAACGGCATCGCCCGGGCAATTACCGACGTATACAAGCGGGGTAAAACGGTCATTGGCATTTGCGGAGGCTATCAGATGCTGGGCGAAGTCGTGGAAGATCCCGACCATCTGGAAGGCCCCATCGAAACGCTACCGGGACTCGGCCTGCTACCCATCCGGACGATATTGCAACCCGTCAAAACGACGCAGCAGCGCAGCTTTACGTACCGCCAAACGACTGACCCGTGCCGAGGTTACGAGATTCATATGGGGCAGACCGATGTTACGGGCACGCCGAACCCCCTCGCCCGGCTCGACAATGGGCAACCGGACGGCTACTTACTCCATGACCGTTGCTGGGGGACGTACCTGCACGGCATTCTCGACAACGATATCGTCATCAATGATCTGCTGGCCCCCTACACGGCCGGGTCGACTAATGAGCCGTTCGACTACGCCCATTTTAAAGAAGAGCAGTACGACCGGCTAGCCGAACTTATTCGCCAACACGTCGACATGGAGCAGATTTACAGCTCGATGCGAGCATAA
- a CDS encoding type II toxin-antitoxin system VapC family toxin has translation MLLTDTSILIDYLRKRPDAVAFVNTIGKANLAINTIIAMELYQGALNKPEFTTIQKELQGFFMLPVNEPIAQLALQLSQLYALSHHIGLPDTFIAATALIYNIELRTYNIKDFRFIPRLRVSNSLIY, from the coding sequence ATGCTTTTAACCGATACGTCGATTTTAATCGATTACCTACGTAAGCGCCCCGACGCCGTTGCTTTTGTTAATACCATTGGGAAAGCTAACCTGGCGATCAATACCATCATCGCCATGGAGTTATATCAGGGCGCGTTGAACAAGCCGGAATTCACCACGATTCAGAAGGAGTTACAGGGCTTTTTCATGTTACCCGTCAACGAACCAATAGCACAATTGGCGTTGCAACTTTCGCAGTTATATGCTCTATCTCATCACATAGGGCTTCCAGACACCTTTATTGCTGCTACAGCCCTAATCTATAACATCGAGTTGCGGACATACAACATCAAAGATTTTCGATTCATCCCCCGGTTGCGCGTATCCAACTCGCTGATCTATTAA
- a CDS encoding magnesium chelatase subunit D family protein gives MTYPFSALVGQPLLKQALLLCAVNPGIGGVLIRGDKGTAKSTAVRGLSAVMPPVQRVANSRFNCRPDEPLSVCDACQQADYQIESIAVPFVDLPLGATEDRVVGSLDLESVLVDRQKKLLPGLLASAHQGILYIDEVNLLADHLVDVLLDVAAMGVNTVQRDGLSVSHPARFMLLGTMNPEEGTLRPQFLDRFGLVVDVAAPRAVEERTEVVRRRIAFEADPVAFTEQWTSEQQTLQHKIEQARQLLPSVRMADGMLTLISQLCTDLNIVSLRADIVLYKTALTIAALAGRTDVTPDDVKQAAELALPHRQRKKATDASPPAANRPHTSTAPPQPPAENRAGSDSTEPDSAPNDSSEEDKGQNPESAQPERIFGALPLVNAPTLPIVPAETLRQPHPAPAGKHQVTNGHQQGAFVRAVPNPQPTDLAVTATLQSALLRDASDITISRDDLHQTVRASKTGRLILFVVDASGSMAAGQRMEAVKGAVLSLLTDAYQHRDSVGVISFRGVDAQLLLPPTRNVEQAEQALHTLPTGGRTPLPHALQLALDMMQQFRDQRPLLVILSDGKANVSLPGLSAGAGGGDAWQQVVQLAGQVRAQSVPALVLDTDADYLRLGRANALADALGADCISLDSLSPNALTETVSSYILTK, from the coding sequence ATGACTTACCCATTTTCTGCCCTCGTTGGTCAGCCGCTGCTCAAACAGGCCCTGCTGCTGTGCGCCGTCAATCCGGGCATTGGCGGGGTACTGATTCGGGGCGACAAAGGCACGGCGAAAAGTACCGCCGTTCGGGGGTTATCAGCCGTCATGCCGCCAGTCCAGCGTGTAGCAAATTCACGCTTCAACTGCCGCCCCGACGAGCCGCTGTCGGTTTGCGACGCCTGTCAGCAAGCCGACTATCAGATTGAATCCATCGCCGTTCCGTTTGTCGATTTACCGCTGGGCGCGACCGAAGACCGGGTAGTGGGTAGTCTCGATCTGGAAAGCGTACTGGTCGACCGGCAGAAGAAACTCCTACCGGGGCTGCTGGCGTCGGCACATCAGGGCATTCTCTACATCGATGAGGTAAACCTACTGGCCGATCATCTGGTCGATGTACTGCTCGACGTGGCGGCAATGGGCGTCAATACGGTACAGCGCGACGGACTGTCGGTCAGTCATCCCGCACGGTTCATGCTGCTTGGTACGATGAATCCCGAAGAAGGCACGCTGCGCCCGCAGTTCCTCGACCGGTTCGGATTAGTGGTCGATGTAGCGGCTCCTCGCGCGGTCGAGGAGCGCACTGAGGTTGTGCGCCGACGCATCGCGTTTGAAGCCGACCCGGTTGCCTTCACCGAGCAGTGGACCAGCGAGCAGCAAACGTTGCAGCATAAGATTGAGCAGGCCCGGCAGTTGCTGCCATCCGTCCGCATGGCCGATGGGATGCTGACGCTGATCAGCCAGCTTTGCACCGACCTGAACATCGTCAGCCTGCGAGCCGACATCGTGTTGTACAAAACAGCCCTGACGATAGCCGCTCTTGCCGGACGTACCGACGTGACACCCGACGACGTAAAGCAGGCGGCTGAACTGGCATTACCCCACCGGCAACGTAAAAAAGCAACCGACGCATCACCGCCAGCCGCCAACCGCCCTCATACGTCAACTGCTCCACCACAACCGCCTGCCGAAAACAGAGCAGGATCGGATAGCACAGAGCCGGATTCAGCACCGAACGATTCATCGGAAGAAGACAAGGGGCAAAATCCTGAATCAGCCCAACCGGAACGGATATTCGGTGCACTGCCACTGGTCAATGCACCGACGTTACCAATCGTACCGGCCGAAACCCTACGTCAGCCCCACCCGGCTCCGGCGGGAAAGCATCAGGTGACAAACGGCCATCAGCAGGGCGCGTTTGTGCGTGCCGTTCCCAATCCGCAGCCGACCGACCTGGCCGTTACGGCTACGCTTCAGAGCGCGCTGCTTCGCGATGCGAGTGACATCACCATCAGCCGCGACGACTTGCATCAGACGGTGCGGGCAAGTAAGACCGGGCGGCTGATTCTGTTCGTCGTGGATGCGTCGGGGTCAATGGCAGCCGGTCAGCGAATGGAAGCGGTGAAAGGAGCCGTACTAAGTCTGCTGACCGACGCCTATCAGCACCGCGACAGCGTGGGTGTCATCAGTTTCCGGGGTGTCGACGCACAATTGCTACTGCCGCCGACGCGAAACGTCGAGCAGGCCGAGCAAGCGTTGCATACGTTACCCACTGGCGGGCGGACACCCCTGCCCCACGCCCTGCAACTCGCCCTCGACATGATGCAGCAGTTCCGCGATCAGCGTCCGTTACTGGTTATCCTCAGCGACGGCAAAGCCAACGTTTCCCTGCCGGGTCTGTCCGCCGGGGCGGGCGGTGGCGATGCGTGGCAGCAGGTCGTGCAGCTTGCCGGTCAGGTACGCGCCCAATCCGTCCCCGCGCTGGTCCTGGACACCGACGCCGACTACCTGCGTTTGGGCCGCGCCAACGCCCTTGCCGACGCCTTGGGAGCAGACTGTATTTCGCTGGATAGCTTGTCGCCCAATGCGCTCACAGAAACCGTTTCGAGCTATATTCTCACGAAGTAG